The genomic stretch TCCCCTGGCATCTTTCCCAGGTGGTGACCGTGGCTGTTTACAGCTTCTTCCTGGCCTGCCTGATCGGGCGGCAGTTCCTGGATCCAGAAAAAGCCTATCCCGGCCATGAACTAGATCTCTTTGTGCCCGTCTTTACGTTTTTGCAGTTCTTCTTCTATGCTGGCTGGTTAAAGGTAAGTCCAAGAAATTATGTCTAGAGCTAGAATCTGACCTAGCCAAGAGTTTTTCCCAGTGTTGGTTCACCAGGGACCAGCTGTGTTCTTCGGTCTGTGGGCAGGGTGCCAAGTGCTGGCATACAAATGGGAAGCCATCAGGGGCCAAGGGTATTGCAGAGACCTCAGTTTCTGAGTGTCTCACCCTGGAGATCAGCTCCACCTTTCCCTAAGCTTTAGTCCTGACTAGTCTgggggagaagagcagcagtaGGCTACACGTTACCCGCAGTGGTGgtccacagcagcaggagggctATGTGAGCAAGGGGCAGTTACCTGTGCATACCAGTCTCCCACCCACTGGAAAGCCTCCATTTTTAACCCACCACTTTTTGGGAGGAGCAGCATTGCTCTAAACTCAAGGGACATCACGCTCGAGACTGCCCCACAGGCCTTATCCCTGCAGGGAAAGGGGCAGGTACAACCACGATGACCTCTGCTATGTGTTCTCCACATGCAGGTGGCTGAGCAACTCATCAACCCTTTTGGGGAAGACGATGATGACTTTGAAACCAACTGGCTCATCGACAGGAACCTGCAGGTAAAGTGAAGGCAAGATCCTCCAGGTGAGCCTGACCTGCAGAGGAACACTGAGGCAGGACTGCACCTGAGGGTTCAGAGAGCCCTGCCAGCGCAGTCACCAAGTTCTTCTGCACCCCCCGTGCCCAtctggggcagagcagcagtcCCCATCACCCTCACGCTCTCCTGAGCTGTCGGTGGCTGCATTCAAAGAGGTCCAGGATCTCCAGACGGAGATAGCtaggagagcaggaggaaaatgtaAGGCTTCTCAACAAATACAAGGGTGAAGGGATCCAGCTCAGTATTCCCAAGGAGACATCCCAGGCTCCAGGAAGAACACGGGGCAAGACCTGGACCAGGAAGACCCCCACACACCAGAGAAGACAGGGCGTTTGGCCCGTCTTTGTACAGAGACCAATTACAGCTTTAGTCCATGCTCTGGCACACACGAAGGATCCAGACTGTTCGTTTCCTGCCCTCACTACCTTTGAACAACATCATTCCTGCCTCTCCCGAGCTTTTCCACGCTGTGTCCATACCTAGAACtgcctcctctgctttcctccatGCAATAACTCTTCACCTTCAGCCCTTCTTAACACTGAGCCCTTCTGTCCCAGTAAGCATATTGCTTTCCTGTCTCTTTCAGCATCACTTTCCTTCCAATTAATCAAATTTCTCCGCATGAAAAACAACCCAAGGGACATGAAACCACGCAGCAAACCCAGCCACCTGCCTCGCTCCTGTGCTACATCacttcctcctgccctgcatcccTTTGCCCACTGGTAATAGACACACAGAATGCCATTCACCCCGTATGACATTCTTGCTGTCCCCTGCAGGTCTCCCTTATGGCAGTGGATGAGATGCATCAAGATTTACCCATTCTGGAGAAGGACCTGTACTGGAACGAGCCTGATCCCCAGCCACCCTACACCGCAGCCACTGCTGAGTACAAGCGACCATCATTCCTTGGCTCAACTTTTGATATCAAGTGAGTGCAGCCACAGGCTGTCTAACAGTCCACATTTACCTGGGATCAGGCCTTGTGCAGGATATTGCACTTGAGGAGGAAGAGCGAGCAGTAATATCTTCCCCCATAGTCTGTGAAATCTTGCTCTAAGGTACCTTTAGGCTCATCCAAAGCCAAGAGCCAACCCTCCCAAAGAAAGGATGCCTCTGAcctctttcccccctcccctctgaGCATCCCTATTGTGGGGGCCTAACATATCCAGTGGCGATACAGGAAGAGAGCAGCTtcccactggcagcagcaatCCTTCTGCTGCCAGCCTCTCCACCAGAACCCACCTCCTTTTGTGGCTGTGTAACAGCCTGTTTTGCCTTTCCCCAGCATGCAGAAAGAAGAGATGGAGTTCCAGCCTCTGGAGCAAATTAAAGAGAATGAGGAGGCCAACCACTCCACACCATTACTGGGACACCTGGGCCGGCTCCTCGGCGTCCAGTCGCCAAGCTTCTCCAGGTCCTCTTCCCGGATGAACCTGCTGCGCAGGCGAGGAGACCCCACATCCCCCTTCTCCCATTATACGTACCAAGACATGGGCAAGTCTGGAAGCCCTTGCAGCATCAACCAGCCAAGGGGAGACTCCAGCTCACAGGAACAGTGGGACAGCGAAGACAGGAAACTAAGGGACTTTGACGCCTTCATGTCAACCCCATTTTATGAGAGACCTGGTTTCTACAGTGCCCCACAGACACCGATCAGCTCTATCCCCATGATTTTCCCTTCTAGACGCCAAGGCCGTAAGAAGCCCCCAGCACTCTCCAGTATTGCTGCGTGCTCGACTTCTCTTAGGGACGTCATTGTCAACTCCTCACCTTCCAGAGTCAGTGATACATATAAAAGCCAAAGCTCCCTTGGCTCAGGGGCAAGGGAAACGTTTATTTGGCCAACAGATCGGAGCAAAGGTCCTGAGTCACTGGTTTTAACAGTAGAAGAAGAGAGCAACTCTAACagtaaaagcagagaagctgcCACCACAGGAAGTCCAGGAGCTCAGTCCACAGCATCAGAGAGTCCCAAGTTCCCCTTCTTGGCAGAGTCCCCAGACCACGAGAAGCAGGGTAGTTTCAAGAACCTCAAGAGCTTGAAAGCTTCCCACCCACCCTGGCTAACCCTGGAGAACACAGCATCTGCCACTCCCAGTTCCGAGCATTCAGGTGCCTTTCACACCCCCAGTAACAAAACCCCTGGAGGCAGTGCCTCCTTCTGCTTCTCATTCACTCCTGTCACATCTCCCATACTGGAGAGATCCCACAAGGGAAACACAGGCCCTGAAGCTCGCAGCCTAAGCTTAGAAGATGCAACCGGCACTCCAGACCAGCATCCAGCAGAGGTTTCCAGGAACATGAGAGATACTGGAAATGGAAGCACTAATATTCCCCCTACAAAAGAGCAAAGAAGAGCAGAGAGTCCATCCCCCAACGACTCTGGCATCTCTCTAGCTGAAGGTGACTACGTGGGGCTGATGGAGGTGATCACGGAGACCAGCGAAAACGTGTGTGAAGAGCAGATAGATCAGTACAGCTAGAGCAGACCCAAGAGGCACACACAGGTCTGCTGAGATACCTGCCACATCAGCAGTATCGCAGGATCTTTACACTTGGCCACACTGGCACTCACCCAAAGGGCAGCACCGCCAAACCACCTCCTGCTGGGAGGTGCCACCAGAGCCCGGCCGAGGCTAAAGGCAGCGCCAAGTTCACACCGCTGCTGGCCTCAGGTACAACAGCAGGCACCTGCAGCATTGCAACAGTAACAAAAGCCCCTCTACATTTGTAGCAAGAGAACAAATAAGACTGAGCAGTAAGTATTGCAGACACGGCACAGCAACAGCTCAGCAGGCACCAACCTAAAGAGCCTGGAGCGCAGGTGTAGCCCAAACCAGAAGAGGAATATAgttaatattattatatattagCTTCTCATCACAGCAAGAATTGGAACTTCAGCTTTACATCAATATTCATCACAAGACCCATCACAAGTCTCAGGCAGCACATGCCCTACTGAAAAGGCACTGCAGGGAAAGTAAGGGACTGAAGCAAGTCATGTCACTTCCCAAAGTCACGTCTAGCTGGTGTTTTCCAGTACTGGAGGAGTAATGGAATAAGGCAGCGCACATGTCTACTCAGACAGGTGGCTGCAATCAACTGTATTTGCCCAGCACATTGCTTCCTTTTGAAGTTACACAAATCTGTCACCAATTTGACACTACTCAAGGAAATAAGAAATCATCTGGATGGTAGCAGACACCCACCACACAGCTCTGAGTTTTTACTGTCTTccctaagaaaataaaagcaaggctCAAGTCCCAGGACCATCCGCTTCATCTCCTCATTTTAAAGTTTCCATGCAACAATAGGAATTTACAGAAACCAGTTTTCCTActtcctgttttcagaaacagctgcacATCTCCCATATCACAGGGGgcacatgaaaaatgttatCTCCCACATCCCTTCCACTGCCTTTACAACAGCAGTCTACTCTCTCTGCCTTACAAAAAGTTGCTAAGCCTATGCAGATGGcaccaccaccagctgcagctcctaAGACAAGGCAGCTCCTTCAACACTGCTGTTGCAGTCCAACCTGACAATAGAACACAGCTCAAAGTTGTTATTCACTGTATGTTTTCTCCATACACAAGAGCAGTGCCATTTATATGACAGCCATGATGCCTAGTGAGGCACTAATTTCCCCTTCATCAATTTAGTTGCCTCACCTAAATTAACAGGGACCAATTTTTCCTTGCACATTCCTTACAGCAAGTTTTGGTGACAAAGGCATTTAAAACACAACTTTAGTCACTGAGCAATTCCTGCAATGAATGGCAGTTCCCTGCCCACTGGAttgcagggggaaggaaagacTAAGCAAGTAAAACTTAATCCCTCTAGTATATTTCTTCATCCATGTCCAACCTAAAATGACCTGTCACCAACAGACTACAGAGCACAATCCTGCAAGTAGGAGCCTCTCGCTcctgagagaaacagaaaaagccagcTTGAACCAAGTCACTTTATTGGATGGAGGGCAATACacaaacacaagagaaaaggGGGGCGATATTTGGTACAGAGTGTGAGAACTGTTTATCTAGATAACTGAAAACGCATGCATGGCTGGACAGTAAAGTAGGAGTCCCACTGAAACCCATAGGGTGGCTCTTGGCAAGACTTCAGCTCTCATTGTCACTGTCCCCGAGGGTGTGCTTGTCAAAGAGGTACTCTGCCATGCCATATTTTGGTGCCCCCATCTTCCGAAGGTTGGTCACATGGTCACCCAGCTCTTTGATGGACTTAACCTGTTCATCCAGGTAGTGAGTCTCAATGAAGTCACACAACTGAAAGGGAGACAAGAATTGTAAGTTTAGTCCTGGACATGGCTTAtcctgctgaagcagcatcTGAAACCCTACCAATGCTCTTTAGGGAAAGGAGAAGATACAGGATGCCGGTTTTAAAGCTGCAGAAGATACCAGAGAGGAAGCAGACTTTAGTTTTGCCTCAGCAATGCCAGGACAAGACCAAAGTGAGGCAGGCTTATATAGGCACACTTGCTCCGGAACTCTGCAAGCACAACAGTAGGTCAGGAAGCAACATGAAAGTTTCTGAACAGATTTAGAGGCCTCCACTGCATAGCAGTTGAATTCATGAATGAATATTTACACCTGTAAAATGCTCCAGCTATGTGGTTTCTCTTTTAGAGGTCCCTCACTTATACAGGACACTCAAGAGTACTTTGATTCAGACACATGCTGATGTCTTCCTGATACTAAGCAGCCTCAATCCACCCTTGCCAATAACTTCTATCTGTGAAGGAACCTGTTTCAAACACTGCATTCTAAAGCATCACAGCTTTTAACATTCAGAAGCAGCAACTGCAAAATTTTATGATAAAAAAGCCTTATGACACAAAGCCTTACAGACACCCAGCAATTCAAAGTCAGAACTCATCCCCCACAGAAACAAGCCCTTCCCACAGCTCAGCTTCatgcatttcttctcttcaaaaTGCTGTTCATGCAAGTGCTCTGTCTTCCCAAGAGCAACAGAAGGATCTGTACAAAACTACGCACCCACTGTTCTGTCAGGCAGGCCTCAGCCACCCCAACACACTGCAACTGGTCCTCCTGGAAGATGGCAATAACCTACCAAATAGCCATCATATAGCCTGACACCTGGGCCCTTCCCTTTGGAAAGGCTGAATCACTAGTTCACAcccttttttcatctttaatgATTTCAGGGACACACATACAGCCCCTAAACCCCTCAACTAGACACATACACGCCCCCTCATTGCACATCCACATTCTCAGCTTCAGCATCCACTTACATGTGGGTCGTTCTTTTCAGTTGCCAGTTTGTGCAGTTCTAACAGTGACTGGTTCACATTCTTCTCCAGGTGGAGGGCACACTCCATAGCAGTCAGCCCATTCTCCCAATCATCACGATCTGGCTTCTAGAAGGGGAAAAATCACATGACCGTATTTTCTGTAAGTACCCATGCACCATTAGGGAACAAAATCTTTTAAGTCAGTCTCAAAGCCTGTTCAGACAACATTTAGGCATTTAGGTATCTACCTGGCAGACACACAGTGCACACTTGGAACAGAACTGAATGCATGCTCCACATCCCAGACCTCTCCCCATCCCCTAGGATCTCTGAGCTCTTGTAGCCAAGACAGCTAACAGACCtactgccttcctcctcctgttaCAACCTAACGGCTTGAACATCTGCCTGTGTAAGCAGGCACGATCtcagaaacaaagcagctgaGACACCAGCACTGGCAAGTCTAGTCTTCAGCTCACTCAGACTTACTAGTAAGCAAGGGAATTCTTCTTAAGTGCCCATCACTTCATTCCCTGTTTTTCCTGTGACTAGCTGTCTTGCATTAAACTGGCCCTACAACACTGCTTACTTTCTGCTGTTCCAAACTAACTCAAGTGACTTCAAGAAAACAGTGCTATGAAATCTTGCAGTGGGCCATAACAAGCAATTAGAAATCTCAGGTTTCCTATTCCCATGGCAAGTGAATCAATAGTTCTCTACAAAACAGTGTAGACAGAATACTCTTGCCATTACATTTAAGGCAGATGAACCAGTTGTGTTCCAGTTATGCTTACCCCACAGCAAGCTAGGGCTAGGCATCCTCTTTTTACACAAGAAGTGCTTTTTCTTAGTCAATCAGCACAAACTATCAAATTACCAAGTATTTCTAGATTTTGGGCTGAGCACCACACAGATTGCAGCAGTCTGGTATGCTTAtctgctgtcagctgctgctcctgggagagGACCCACAGGGAAGTTTGTCCCCTTCCAGTCTGGAGACAGACTAGTCTAGTTCTGCTTTAGACAGCCCATAGCTCCACTCCTCACCTTAATGTCCTGCAAAAAGATGCGTCCGCCCCTCTGATTCTGTAGCTTCATCAATTTCTCAGCATGCTCACGCTCCTCGTGGGACTGATGCAGGAAGTACTTGGCAAAGTTTTTCAGAGCCACATCGTCACGGTCAAAATAGtaggactgaaaaataagaactcATATTCAAAACCCAGGCCTCACTCCAGCAGCCATACAAAGCTAGGAACTTACTGTGACTTCAGATAGGTCTCCTCTCATCCCTACTTCAAGGTGGCTGGAGTTCAAGATAAGGCTAGCAGCAGCCCTGACACCAGCAAGGCAGGGTGGCAAACTCTTTCCTTAGAAGTAAGTTAGGTTTTCCTGACTAGGATTAAATTTTAACCTGTACCCCCCTACCATGAACAGCATAGAATTTGTGGTTCAGTTCTGAAGATACAACCCCCCCCTCCATGCTTCACAGACAGATATTCTTCTGAGCACCATTCAAACGCCTTAAAAACACAGCAGACctgaaaagtcttttccaaGAAGGAGAAACCTTTGCTGcaatttttgtttgcagtcATCACAAGTCAAGGTTCTGACCTGCAATGCCAGTTAAAGGTGGCCAAGAACTTTAAGGTACTTCTGCAATAAAGCTCCCATGCTTCCCTAGGCTTCCCAGGGATTAGATTAAGTAGTACACTTTCTacttttgggaaaagaaaaaaaaagcatcacatttaaaagacaaaagataaattgaaataaaatacatattcaaCAGCAAGTACAAGATCagttttttgaaagcaaaaaataacagcagttaGAAGCCATTACACAGCTTGTTTGTTCTTTGGTCAGAGCCATTAGGCAGAATTCAATGGAAAGCTTTGTATCAACTGCCAGTTATTTACCAGAGGAACTACTACAGAATTCTCTGCGCTTAAGCTAGCGGCTTGGAGGTTTCAAGGCAAGACACTGGTGCTTCTGTACCACTATCATTCACCACCATCATTAGATTCAGCTCttcatagaaacacagaaagcaagctgtaaaGTTCTCCACCTACGTGCCACAGCATCCCACTACGTAAAGTCTCAAGTGACCTGTGCGTCTACAGCACAAAGACTGCTGCACAGAGGTCAGCGCTGCCACTGGGACCAGTTACTCATCCCAGCTATGGCTAGCATGGGGGGTCTCAGGCCAAAAGAGACATGGAAGCAGCGCCAAGGAAAACACGGGTTGCCACCAACTCACTTCAAAAACTCACGAacgaaaaaaaacccttgcCCGAGAGACAAGAACGCCTGTGGGCCAGGTGCCAGCTGccgctccccagcccagccccaagGGCAGAGCCGCCTGCGAGCTGCTGAGCTGCGCCGATAACGAGTCCGCCAAGGGCAACGGCCCGAGCGGTTAACGTGTAACCCACGTTCGCCCCCGAGATAAAGGCCTCACCTACCGAACACAGGCGGCCGCCCCACCCCCAGGGGAACGCCGGGAAGGGCCCAGAggcgggggaggaggaggagcgcGGCTGCGCCCGtagcccccgccgcgccgccctgCCCGGGCCGGTGGGGCAgccggggctgctgcagccacccccgGCCCGGGGAGCGCACGGGCAGCCCCGGCTACGCCTTCACCCCCAGCAAGCCCCTCCAGGCCCCCCTCCCTCGGGCAGGCCGCACACAGAGGGTGCGACGCTTCCACCCGCCACCCCGGCAAGGCCCTGGCCCAGGGCGGGCCCAGAcctccccgccccggcggcTGCCCCCGAGGccggcccagccccgctgccaccAGCCACCACAAGCGGGCCCGGGTGGGCCGGCAGCGCCCCCTcgcccccagcagccccctcccttCATGCCCACACCCCGCGGCCGCTCACCATACTGAGGTACACGTAGGAGGCGTAGAGCTCCAGGTTGATCTGGCGGTTGATGGCGGCTTCGCAGTCCTGGTGGTAGTTCTGGCGCACCTGGGAAGGGGGCGCTGCCATGGCGATGCCTTACGGGGCGAATCGGTGGGTACTTAACAGCAGGGTGAAGtggcagaggtggtggtgagggggggggcggcgggcccaAGCGCGGCCGGTTCCGTCCAAGCACTGTTGACGCAGGAACCCGCTCCGCTCCGCCTAGCCGACGCGCTCTGAACACCCGCCGCCTGGCGCCGCCCGTTTTATAGTGCCGCAGCGTCACggcgcgccgccccgccgcgagcccccgggggcggggcccgCCGCGCGCTCCTGCTGGCCCAGCGTGACTCAGCACCTCCTCCGCGCGCGCGCCGCCTCAgggcgccgcggccgccgctcGGGGGTCCTGgccgccaccccccacccccgccggGCCTTTCACCCCAAAACTATCAACCCTCCGCCTCCAGGGGAGGCCGACCCCCGCCCCTGCCCAGACCCGGCGGCTGGGGGTGTCTCGGCCCGGGCGCGGGGCTCCCAGGCCGGCAGGCGGGAGCAGGCCTCGGGGCAAGGCCTAGCCAGGGCCCTGACAGAAACGCGGCTGCTCGCCAACAAAAAGCCGTGCTGGAGCTTTAAAACTGCACCGGCAAACGTGTGAGCAGCTTAAGTTACACCGTGTTGGAAAGGAAGATAATCATGGCACGGTGGATGTGGCTTCTTTCTCCAATCATGGCACGGTGGATGtggcttctttctccttttgcttcctCTGAAAGTAGCAGCTGGGACTGCAAACCAGTATAAAATCTCAGCTGGGTGCCAGACAGCAGCTATGGCTCTGGTTTGccaccccagcagagcagccgGTGACTCTGGTGAGTTCTCACACTTCCTTTCTCAGTGACCAGGCCTGCCTTTGGAGACTGCCTCAAAAATGCTCCTAAGAAATGCACTAAAATAAAGGTGAAAATCCCTGGTTAGCCTGATGAGCCAAGCAAACAGGGATGGACAAACACGGCTGAACGGTCCCATTGCATTTCACAGTTGCTCCAAGTTACTAACAGGCACCTGCAGTGATGTTTTTTGGCGTTAGCTAACAACCTGAGGAAGGCAGCATGCTGGATTTGGCACCAGTGATGACTAGAGGCACCACGCACAAGGCGGTTGGTGAGAAACTAGCATTTTGTGCCCTCAAACGTTCAATTTGCTTGGTGGTTAAGTTTAGGAGAGGAGCCTCTAGTCAGTTCAAACACAATGCCAAATAATAAGTAATTGAGAAATCAAAGGTCAAACGGGAAAACCAGCCTTCTGATAATgattatttcagctgcttttagtGTTACCACAGTCATACCATTTGGGCGGTCATTTACTTGCAACGAACACTGGATTCTTTTACTTTCTGGTGTCTGAAA from Falco rusticolus isolate bFalRus1 chromosome 10, bFalRus1.pri, whole genome shotgun sequence encodes the following:
- the LOC119154414 gene encoding bestrophin-1-like, with the translated sequence MLLFLPFRLILSESQRLMFEKLALYCNSYAELIPVSFVLGFYVALVVSRWWAQYESIPWPDRIMNLVSCNVDGEDEYGRLLRRTLMRYSNLCSVLILRSVSTAVYKRFPSMEHVVRAGLMTPEEHKKFESLNSPHNKFWIPCVWFSNLAVKARNEGRIRDSVLLQGILNELNTLRSQCGRLYGYDWISIPLVYTQVVTVAVYSFFLACLIGRQFLDPEKAYPGHELDLFVPVFTFLQFFFYAGWLKVAEQLINPFGEDDDDFETNWLIDRNLQVSLMAVDEMHQDLPILEKDLYWNEPDPQPPYTAATAEYKRPSFLGSTFDINMQKEEMEFQPLEQIKENEEANHSTPLLGHLGRLLGVQSPSFSRSSSRMNLLRRRGDPTSPFSHYTYQDMGKSGSPCSINQPRGDSSSQEQWDSEDRKLRDFDAFMSTPFYERPGFYSAPQTPISSIPMIFPSRRQGRKKPPALSSIAACSTSLRDVIVNSSPSRVSDTYKSQSSLGSGARETFIWPTDRSKGPESLVLTVEEESNSNSKSREAATTGSPGAQSTASESPKFPFLAESPDHEKQGSFKNLKSLKASHPPWLTLENTASATPSSEHSGAFHTPSNKTPGGSASFCFSFTPVTSPILERSHKGNTGPEARSLSLEDATGTPDQHPAEVSRNMRDTGNGSTNIPPTKEQRRAESPSPNDSGISLAEGDYVGLMEVITETSENVCEEQIDQYS
- the FTH1 gene encoding ferritin heavy chain, whose protein sequence is MAAPPSQVRQNYHQDCEAAINRQINLELYASYVYLSMSYYFDRDDVALKNFAKYFLHQSHEEREHAEKLMKLQNQRGGRIFLQDIKKPDRDDWENGLTAMECALHLEKNVNQSLLELHKLATEKNDPHLCDFIETHYLDEQVKSIKELGDHVTNLRKMGAPKYGMAEYLFDKHTLGDSDNES